In Marmota flaviventris isolate mMarFla1 chromosome 17, mMarFla1.hap1, whole genome shotgun sequence, a single genomic region encodes these proteins:
- the Rnd2 gene encoding rho-related GTP-binding protein RhoN yields MEGQSGRCKIVVVGDAECGKTALLQVFAKDAYPGSYVPTVFENYTASFEIDKRRIELNMWDTSGSSYYDNVRPLAYPDSDAVLICFDISRPETLDSVLKKWQGETQEFCPNAKVVLVGCKLDMRTDLATLRELSKQRLIPVTHEQGTVLAKQVGAVSYVECSSRSSERSVRDVFHVATVASLGRGHRQLRRTDSRRGLQRSTQLSGRPDRGNEGEIHKDRAKSCNLM; encoded by the exons ATGGAGGGGCAGAGCGGCCGCTGCAAGATCGTGGTGGTGGGGGATGCAGAGTGCGGCAAGACGGCGCTGCTGCAGGTGTTCGCCAAGGACGCCTACCCCGGG AGTTATGTCCCCACTGTGTTTGAGAACTACACTGCGAGCTTTGAGATCGACAAACGCCGCATTGAGCTCAACATGTGGGATACTTCAG GTTCCTCTTACTATGATAACGTGCGACCTCTGGCCTATCCTGATTCCGATGCTGTGCTCATCTGCTTTGACATTAGCCGGCCAGAAACACTGGACAGTGTCCTTAAGAAG TGGCAGGGTGAGACTCAGGAGTTTTGCCCCAATGCCAAGGTTGTGCTGGTTGGCTGTAAACTGGACATGCGGACGGACCTGGCCACACTGAGGGAGCTGTCCAAGCAGAGACTTATCCCTGTTACACATGAGCAG GGCACTGTGCTGGCCAAGCAGGTGGGGGCCGTGTCCTATGTTGAATGCTCCTCTAGGTCCTCTGAGCGCAGCGTCAGGGATGTCTTTCATGTGGCCACAGTGGCCTCCCTTGGCCGTGGCCATAGGCAGCTGCGCCGTACTGACTCACGCCGGGGACTTCAGCGGTCCACTCAGCTGTCAGGACGGCCAGACCGGGGGAATGAGGGCGAGATACACAAGGATCGTGCCAAGAGCTGCAACCTCATGTGA